The Nostoc sp. 'Lobaria pulmonaria (5183) cyanobiont' genome window below encodes:
- a CDS encoding fatty acid desaturase family protein, translating to MNVSTEETLIHQKIYAKELRSLMPPEAFIADSSKLIILFINLAILILGWMIAARLDSWSPYLLWLYLPLSIIMGNSVVVLLFSTHDLMHGSVIKNPRLIYIISFLGLTMLWMPPTLWKAVHNRVHHNQTNDLGDPDRNYLYEQSSTWGKWIQDLFVPSTEVNPIWFIVGLTSAWGVHTFRNLTSVLFFNHESVDYVPAAFKVSAKDRRAIAGELLMMIMIHLSILIYLQFEPIKLILGYFLPIAIGYAGVIFYIYTNHLLCRMTSVNDPLINSMSLRVYKIFDLLHLNFSHHTEHHIFPGMNSDFYVMVRDLLETHYSETFNLLDAGEAWYLLLKTPRHYKDENTLTDWSGEKSVTCPKSDKEKGFLQKHF from the coding sequence ATGAATGTTAGTACCGAAGAGACACTTATTCACCAGAAAATATATGCGAAAGAATTACGTTCCCTGATGCCACCTGAAGCATTTATCGCCGATTCAAGTAAGTTAATTATCTTGTTCATTAATCTAGCAATTTTGATTTTAGGCTGGATGATAGCGGCGCGGTTAGATTCTTGGTCGCCATATCTTTTATGGCTTTATCTACCTTTAAGCATCATTATGGGCAATAGCGTGGTTGTCTTACTATTTAGCACCCACGATTTGATGCATGGTAGCGTAATTAAAAACCCCCGATTAATCTATATCATTAGCTTTTTAGGGTTAACAATGTTGTGGATGCCACCAACGTTATGGAAAGCAGTTCATAACCGAGTACATCATAATCAGACTAATGATTTAGGCGACCCAGATCGCAATTACTTATATGAACAATCTTCAACCTGGGGAAAATGGATTCAGGACTTATTTGTGCCTTCTACTGAAGTCAATCCTATATGGTTCATAGTGGGATTGACTTCTGCCTGGGGAGTACATACTTTTCGTAATCTGACATCTGTGCTGTTTTTCAATCATGAATCCGTCGATTATGTTCCTGCTGCATTTAAAGTTAGTGCTAAAGATCGTCGAGCGATCGCAGGGGAATTATTGATGATGATAATGATTCATCTGAGTATCCTAATCTATCTCCAATTTGAACCCATAAAACTTATACTTGGTTACTTTTTACCGATTGCAATTGGTTATGCTGGAGTGATTTTTTATATTTATACAAATCATTTACTTTGTCGGATGACCAGCGTTAATGATCCACTGATAAATAGTATGTCACTAAGGGTTTATAAAATATTTGACCTGTTGCATTTAAATTTTTCTCACCACACTGAACATCATATTTTTCCAGGAATGAACTCTGACTTTTATGTGATGGTTAGGGACTTGCTAGAAACTCACTATTCTGAAACATTTAATTTATTGGATGCTGGGGAAGCTTGGTATTTGCTGCTGAAAACTCCCCGGCATTATAAAGATGAAAATACTCTTACAGATTGGTCAGGAGAAAAGTCTGTTACCTGCCCTAAAAGCGACAAAGAAAAAGGTTTCTTGCAAAAACATTTTTAA
- a CDS encoding SDR family oxidoreductase, translated as MFLVTGATGGIGRRVVRLLRQREQSVRAFVRLNSRYSELEHRGAEIFIGDLLEEKDIQKASRGVQYIISAHGSDSDALSLDYRANIELIDQAKANGVEHFVFISVLGADRGYEDAPVFKAKRAVERYLAASGLNYTILRPAGLASNLLPLVERFRETGLYLLVGDRKNRTSIVSTDDLARIVVDSVTVEGARNQILPVGGPEILLREDIPRIFGRIFAKEPVIINSPLFLIDGLQSALGLFNPQTQKALGTYRTLLANEFFCTKDEIASLEAIFNFQLETLESFLRRYLAV; from the coding sequence ATGTTTCTAGTAACTGGAGCAACGGGAGGAATTGGTCGCAGAGTTGTGCGACTCCTACGACAACGAGAACAGTCTGTGCGGGCATTTGTCCGCCTTAATTCGCGCTACAGCGAGTTAGAACACCGGGGTGCAGAAATCTTCATCGGTGACTTGCTAGAGGAAAAAGATATCCAGAAAGCTAGTCGGGGTGTCCAGTATATTATCAGCGCCCACGGTTCTGATAGCGATGCCCTATCTTTAGATTACCGCGCCAATATTGAACTCATCGACCAGGCAAAAGCCAATGGTGTAGAGCATTTTGTCTTCATTTCCGTACTGGGAGCCGATCGCGGTTATGAAGATGCTCCCGTTTTCAAAGCCAAACGAGCAGTAGAGCGATATTTAGCAGCTAGTGGCTTAAATTACACTATTTTGCGCCCAGCTGGATTAGCATCTAACTTGCTACCACTGGTAGAACGATTTCGGGAAACGGGATTGTATTTGCTGGTTGGCGATCGCAAAAACCGTACCTCAATTGTCAGTACCGATGATTTGGCAAGGATAGTTGTGGATTCTGTGACAGTTGAAGGCGCTCGTAACCAGATTTTACCCGTTGGAGGGCCGGAGATTTTATTACGAGAAGATATTCCCCGGATTTTTGGTCGGATTTTCGCCAAAGAACCAGTAATAATTAACTCACCTCTATTTCTCATTGATGGGTTACAGAGTGCATTGGGTTTATTTAATCCCCAAACCCAAAAAGCTTTGGGAACTTATCGTACATTGCTAGCAAATGAATTTTTCTGCACAAAAGATGAAATTGCCAGTTTAGAGGCGATTTTTAACTTCCAATTGGAGACATTAGAAAGTTTTTTGCGGCGCTATTTAGCAGTTTGA
- a CDS encoding HlyD family efflux transporter periplasmic adaptor subunit: protein MTNDKGQKYMVNAAQARQTKERFAQPEEQLTYELGKAVQELPPLYTRLLAGTMSAIVFGAIAWAYFSQIDEVATAPGELIASTQVRPVTSLGGGSIVAVKVQEGDRVTKGQILIQKDPDLQITDVSRLAKSTRLIQDDLQRLDAERTGVKTTGTKLQDELLNSRLQDFQARQAAAEAEANRQIALIDQAKVRLTRLQDNLVNAKSSFANAQTNLVNADSIRIKIESNLALAQEREKSLRTLITSGAVPRVDYLDAQERLTRAKTEITKAQDEVTNAQNRITEAQDKATSLEKDIAAQVQEIRQAEQAYNAARSQAQRVASERQSEILTQFNKRKEELTTVQGQLEQARKQQALETIEAPVAGTIYKVKATKGPVQSGEELLSILPEGEEMLLEVKVLNRDIGFIRQGMKAKVKMATFPFQEFGIVDGEVMQVSPNAIADKELGLVFPTRIKLNKHAVNVRGQEVEFTPGMAATGEIVTRKKSILTFITEPVTRRFNEAFSVR from the coding sequence ATGACAAATGACAAAGGACAAAAATATATGGTAAATGCTGCTCAAGCACGTCAAACAAAAGAACGATTCGCCCAACCGGAGGAACAACTCACTTATGAGTTAGGGAAAGCGGTACAGGAATTGCCACCCCTGTACACTAGATTATTAGCGGGAACGATGAGCGCCATCGTATTTGGGGCGATCGCTTGGGCGTACTTCTCGCAAATAGATGAAGTAGCAACAGCACCAGGGGAATTAATTGCTTCTACACAGGTAAGACCGGTGACATCTTTGGGTGGAGGGTCAATTGTCGCTGTCAAAGTCCAAGAAGGCGATCGCGTTACTAAAGGTCAAATTCTGATTCAAAAAGATCCAGACTTGCAAATAACCGATGTTTCCCGCCTAGCTAAATCTACCAGATTGATTCAAGACGATTTGCAACGTTTGGATGCAGAACGCACCGGAGTTAAAACTACTGGGACGAAACTGCAAGATGAACTTTTAAACTCCCGCCTGCAAGACTTCCAAGCGCGTCAAGCAGCGGCGGAAGCAGAAGCAAATCGCCAAATAGCACTTATCGATCAAGCCAAAGTCCGCTTGACTCGATTGCAAGACAACTTAGTTAATGCCAAAAGCAGTTTTGCGAATGCTCAAACCAACCTTGTCAATGCAGATAGCATCAGAATTAAAATTGAAAGTAATTTAGCCCTTGCTCAAGAAAGGGAAAAAAGCTTACGCACTCTAATTACTTCTGGCGCTGTACCTCGTGTCGATTACCTGGATGCCCAAGAAAGATTAACTCGTGCAAAGACAGAAATCACCAAAGCGCAAGATGAAGTTACCAACGCCCAGAATAGAATCACAGAGGCTCAAGATAAAGCCACATCATTAGAAAAAGATATTGCTGCCCAAGTCCAGGAAATTCGCCAAGCAGAACAAGCTTACAACGCTGCACGCAGTCAGGCCCAGCGTGTAGCATCAGAACGCCAAAGCGAAATTTTGACGCAGTTTAATAAGCGTAAAGAAGAACTGACAACTGTTCAAGGTCAATTAGAGCAGGCGAGGAAGCAACAAGCTTTAGAAACGATTGAGGCTCCCGTAGCCGGTACAATTTATAAAGTCAAAGCCACCAAGGGGCCAGTACAATCGGGTGAAGAATTGCTGTCAATTTTGCCGGAAGGCGAAGAAATGCTTCTAGAGGTAAAAGTTCTCAACCGCGATATTGGGTTTATTCGTCAAGGAATGAAGGCAAAAGTGAAAATGGCGACTTTTCCCTTCCAAGAATTTGGGATTGTGGATGGCGAAGTTATGCAAGTCAGTCCAAATGCAATTGCTGATAAAGAATTGGGTTTAGTTTTTCCGACGAGAATTAAGCTAAATAAACACGCAGTGAATGTTCGAGGTCAAGAAGTAGAATTTACACCAGGGATGGCTGCTACAGGTGAAATTGTCACTCGTAAAAAGTCAATTTTGACATTCATCACTGAGCCTGTGACACGGCGGTTCAATGAGGCATTTTCCGTTAGGTAG